TGCCGAGCCGGTCCGCAGCAAGGCCGGCGGGGTGAAGGCGGGCAAGGGGGCGGCGAAGTCGGCGGGCACTGCCGTATCCACCCGGGCCGGCAAGGCGGCGCGGGCGTCTGCCGGTAAGACCCAGGCCGCAGTCGTGAGCCGCGCGAAGACCACAGGCGACGCGCGTAGACGCAAGGCAAACTAGGCGACTTATGCATCGGCGGCGCGTTGCGGGGGCACGCGTATGATGCTCCATCGGGCGGGATATTGTGTCAGAACGAGCGATGCCGCAATTCTGATGTGGTCCAGTTGCACAAGCTCGCCCCGATCGATGAAGCGCCGCGCAAGCTGCAGCCGTGTGGTGCACACCCCCTGGCCGGCGAGCGCGGCTTGCAGCAGCAGCGCTGAGTCGTCGAAGATCGGTCCGCGCGTGGGCTCGTCCGCGTCCAACCCCGCCGCATTGAAGAAGTCCCGCCAGGAGCGCCGCGTAAAGCGCAGCAACGGCATCGACGGCAATTGCTCGATCCGGAAATCTGGATAGTGGGCAAGCAGCGTCGGATGGCACACCGCGACGACCTGGTCGTCGAGCAGCTTCCTTGCTTCGAATCCAGGCTCCTCGACCCGTCGATGCCAGATGCCGACGTCCACTGAATAGGGATCCGGCGGCTCGACCTCGGCGTGCATGCGCAGCGCCAGGTCCACCAGCGGGTGCCGGTCGTAGAAGTCGCTATGCGTCAAATGCAATGCTTCGGCGGCACGACTGAAACTGCGCCGGCGCGATGCGGCTTCCAGCGCCCGTAGCGCTTGCAGTGGCGGCAGTGGAGGGCTCATCGCGTCAAATTATACTCACAGCGCGGGTTGAAATTTCTCGTTGGCCATGTCGCCTCGCCTGTCCAATAATCGGCGTTCGATAGGCCGCCGCCGCACCAAGCACAGACTATGACTTCCAGCAGAATCCGCATCTTTGTCGTTTTTTCGATCGGCTACTTCGTGTCGTATGTGTTCCGAGGCGTCAATTTGGGTTTCGCGCCGCTGTTGGCCAACGAGTTTGGACTATCGTCGAGTGACCTCGGCACGCTGACCAGCATGTATTTCCTCGGCTTTGCCGGCGCGCAGATCCCGGTCGGCGTGCTGCTGGACCGCTTTGGCGCGCGGCGCGTGACAGCCGCGGTGATGCTTGTGGCCGCCGCGGGCATCTTGCTGTTCGGTCTCGCGCAGGACTTCGGTTCGATGATGCTCGGCCGCTTGCTGATCGGCGTCGGCGTGTCGGTATGCCTCGGTGGCGCGTTCCAGGCGACGGCGCAGCATTTCCCTGCGTCCCAGTTGACAGTCGTGAATGGGCTCGTGATGGTGGTGGGCGGCCTGGGCGGGGTAGTCGTGGGCACGCCGTTGACCTGGCTGCTGTCGGTAACGGGCTGGCGCACCCTCTGTATCGCACTGGCGGTGCTCACGCTCGTCGTGGCGGCATCGATTTGGGTGTTCGGGCCCCATACTCGGGAACCGCAACATCGCGCGGGTGTGCTGGCCCAATTGCAAGGCACGTGGGAAGTCGTGCGCAGCCGCCGCTTTTGGAAGCTGGCAACGTTCTCGGGCTTGACGCAGAGCGTGTTCTACGCGATGGCAGTCGCTATGGATCGGTGCATTCCTACGCGACGTCACGTTCCAGTCGTTGCCGGATGCCGCGGCCCGTGCCGCATCGAGCGTATCGGTGCTCGGTGCCACTTTCATTGCAGGCAATATTGGTTTTGGTGCACTGGCCCGCACACTCGAGCGTTGGGGCGTGTCGGTATATCGATTCTCTGGCGTCACGATGGTGTTGTTCGTGCTGGTGCAGGGGCTTATCGCCGCTCGCGTGCCGTTGCCGCCGATGGTGGTGTGGGCCGCCTATGGCGCATTGGGCGGCAGCGGCATTCTTACCTATGCCGTGCTTGCCAAGCACTTCCCGGTGCGCCTGATTGGCCGCGTGAACACGAGTTTCACGTTAGTGATTTTCCTTGGGATCTTTGTGCTGCAAGTGGCGATTGGCGCGGCGCTCGGTCATTGGCCGGAGCGGGGCGGCCATTATCCGGTTCACGCGCATCAGTGGGTCTGGGTCGCGCTGATTGTAGTGCAAGGGCTTGCTGCAATTGGGTACTTCATGCCGGCTCGCGACGCTCGGGCAGCGCGCGAGTGGCCACAGGGGGCGACCGGGACGGCTGAGGACGAGCCGATCCGGTGAAAATGGACTAAAACTGAAGCGTGGCCGACACTGGGTCGTTGAACCGATGGGTTTGAGGCAGGGTCGGTTTCAAGCTATAATTTGAAAGTTTAAGTTAATTAACCCGCACCCTAGCGCCTACCTCCCCCAAACCGCTCGTCCGCCGCGCGCCCGATGCTATCGGAGCTGTCGCCCGCAGCGGGGCCGCTTGTACGCGTCGTTCGTGAGCCGAATTGGCCTCGGAGGCGGACAATGCGCCCCCCGGACAAGGACGACAGGTCGGCAGCAGGGTGTTCCCGGAAGGAGCCTCCCGTGTTGCCGTCTTTTTCTCCCGCTCTGCTTGCGCTTGCCGATGGCACCGTTTTGCGCGGCTACTCGATCGGCGCCACCGGCCACACGATTGGTGAGGTGGTGTTCAATACCGCGATCACCGGCTATCAGGAAATCCTCACCGATCCTAGCTACGCGCGCCAGATCGTCACGCTGACGTATCCGCACATCGGCAATGTCGGTGTGAATAGCGAGGACGTCGAGTCGAGTCGCGTCCATGCAGCCGGCCTGGTGATTCGCGACCTGCCGGTGCTGGCGTCGAATTTCCGTGCTCAGCGCACGTTGTCTGACTATCTGGCCGGCGAGGGCGTGGTCGCGATTGCCGGCCTGGACACGCGCCACTTGACCCGCATCCTACGCGAGCGGGGCGCGCAGAACGGCTGCATCCTCGTCGGGACTGACGAACAGCAGGCGGTCGAGCTGGCGCGCGCGTTCCCGGGCCTGGCCGGCATGGATCTGGCAAAAGTCGTGTCGACGCACGCGCGCTACGAGTGGACCGAGGCCGAATGGCGCCTGGGTGAAGGCTACCGGGCGCAACAAACGCCGCAGCACCGCGTGGTCGCGTTCGACTATGGCATCAAGCGCAATATTCTGCGCATGCTTGCCGAGCGCGGCTGCCATGTAACCGTGCTGCCTGCGCAATCGAGCGCCGCCGACGCGCTCGCGCTGGATCCGGATGGCGTGTTCCTGTCCAACGGGCCTGGTGATCCGCAAGCGTGCGATTACGCGGTCGCCGCGACGCGCGAATTGATCGAGCGCGGCGTGCCGACGTTCGGCATTTGCCTGGGCCACCAGGTCATGGCGCTGGCTGTCGGCGCGAAGACGTTGAAGATGAAGACCGGCCACCATGGCGCCAATCATCCGGTCAAGGATCTGGACAACGGCAAGGTTGTAATCACCTCGCAGAACCACGGCTTCGCGGTCGACGCGTCGACGCTGCCGGCCAACGCGAAGGTCACGCACGTATCGCTGTTCGATGGCACGCTGCAGGGGTTCGCGCTGCAGGACAAGCCCGCGTTCTGCTTCCAGGGGCACCCGGAAGCGTCGCCGGGGCCGCGCGACATCGGCTACCTGTTCGACCGGTTCGTTGACCTGATCGAGGCGAGCAAGAGCGGCCGCAACTGCGCCACGAGCGCTGCATAGCGCCGCGCGGCGGGCGGCTCATTGCCCGCTGTGCGCCAGGCGGCGTGCAGGCGCGTGTGCGACATGCGCCGCACCGCAATACCGAAGACACGAATATCAGCGCGATACACGCGCACACCAGCGAGTAGCGTTATGCCCAAGCGGACAGACATCAACAGTATCCTTATCATCGGCGCGGGGCCGATCATCATTGGCCAGGCGTGCGAGTTCGACTATTCCGGCGCGCAGGCGTGCAAGGCGCTGCGCGAGGAAGGCTATAAGGTGATCCTAGTCAACAGCAATCCGGCGACGATCATGACCGACCCGGACACGGCCGACGTCACGTACATCGAGCCGATCACCTGGGAAGTCGTCGAGACAATCATTGCGAAGGAGCGTCCCGACGCGATCCTGCCGACGATGGGAGGCCAGACCGCGCTGAACTGCGCGCTAGACCTACATCGGCACGGCGTGCTGGACAAATACGGCGTCGAGTTGATCGGCGCGTCGCCCGCGGCGATCGACAAGGCCGAGGATCGGCAGAAGTTCAAGGAGGCGATGGACCAGATCGGGTTGGGCTCGGCCAAGTCGGGGATTGCGCACTCGTGGGAAGAGGCGCTGAAGGTCCAGGCCGAGATTGCCCAGGCGACCGGCGGCGCGGGCTATCCGGTGGTGATCCGGCCATCGTTCACGCTCGGCGGCTCGGGGGGCGGTATTGCATACAACCGTGTCGAGTTCGAAGAGATCTGCAAGCGCGGCCTAGACCTGTCGCCCACGCGTGAGTTGCTGATCGAGGAATCGCTGCTGGGTTGGAAGGAATTCGAGATGGAGGTCGTGCGTGACCGGCACGACAACTGCATCATCGTCTGCTCGATCGAGAACCTCGATCCGATGGGCATCCACACCGGCGATTCGATTACCGTCGCGCCCGCGCAGACGCTGACCGACAAGGAATACCAATTGATGCGCGACGCGTCGCTCGCGGTGCTGCGCGAGATTGGGGTGGACACTGGCGGCTCAAACGTGCAGTTTGCGATCAATCCGCGCGATGGCCGCATGATCGTGATCGAGATGAATCCGCGCGTGTCGCGCTCGTCCGCGCTTGCGTCGAAGGCAACAGGATTCCCGATCGCGAAGGTGGCGGCCAAGCTCGCGGTTGGCTATACGCTGGATGAGTTGAAGAACGAGATTACCGGCGGCCAGACGCCGGCCTCGTTCGAGCCGACGATCGACTACGTGGTCACGAAGGTGCCGCGCTTTGCGTTTGAGAAATTCCGCGAGGCCGATCCGCATTTGACGACCCAGATGAAGTCCGTCGGCGAGGTGATGGCAATCGGGCGCACGTTCCAGGAATCGTTTCAGAAGGCGCTGCGGGGGCTGGAGGTCGGCGTGGACGGGCTGGACGAAAAGTCCACGGACCGCGACGAGATCATCGAGCGGATCGGCACGCCGGGTCCGGACCGGATCTGGTATGTCGGCGACGCATTCCGCGTGGGCCTGTCGCGCGACGAAATCTTTGACGAAACCGCGATTGATCCGTGGTTCCTCGCCCAGATCGAGCAGATCGTGTTGAAGGAAAAAGCGCTCGCCGCACGCTCGCTGGTCAGCCTGTCGCGCGACGAGTTGCGGTACCTGAAGCAGAGCGGCTTTTCGGACCGGCGTCTGGCCAAGCTCACGGGCGCGAGCCCGGCCGAGGTGCGCGCGCGTCGCATCGAATTGAATGTGCGGCCGGTCTACAAGCGCGTGGACACCTGCGCGGCGGAGTTTGCGACGAAAACCGCCTACCTGTACTCGACGTACGAGCAGGAGTGCGAGGCGCAGCCGACGACGAACAAGAAGATTATGGTGCTGGGCGGCGGCCCAAACCGGATTGGCCAGGGCATCGAGTTCGACTATTGCTGCGTGCATGCCGCGCTGGCGATGCGCGAGGACGGCTACGAGACGATCATGGTCAACTGCAATCCGGAAACGGTGTCGACTGACTATGACACGTCGGATCGGCTCTATTTCGAGCCGCTGACGCTGGAGGACGTGCTCGAGATCGTCGACAAGGAAAAGCCGCTCGGCGTGATCGTGCAATACGGTGGCCAGACGCCGCTGAAGCTCGCACTGGATCTAGAGGCCAATGGCGTGCCGATTGTGGGCACCTCGCCAGACATGATCGATGCGGCCGAGGACCGCGAGCGTTTCCAGAAGCTATTGCAATCGCTCGGCCTGCGTCAGCCACCGAATCGGACCGCCCGCACCGAGGACGAAGCGCTGCGGCTGGCCGGCGAGATCGGCTATCCGCTTGTCGTGCGGCCCTCCTATGTGTTGGGCGGCCGCGCGATGGAGATCGTGCATGAGCCACGCGACCTGGAACGCTACATGCGCGAGGCGGTCAAGGTATCGAACGACTCGCCGGGTGTTGTTGGACCGGTTCTTAAATGATGCGATCGAATGCGATGTCGATTGCATCTGTGACGGCAATGCGGTCTTCATCGGCGGCGTCATGGAGCATATTTGAGCAGGCGSGCGTGCACTCTGGCGATTCCGCATGCTCGCTGCCACCGTACTCGCTGTCGGCCGCAACCGTGACCGAGCTGAAGCGGCAGACCGCGGCGATGGCGCGAGCGCTGAACGTGATCGGGCTGATGAACGTACAGTTCGCGATTCAGCAGGTGCCGCAGGCCGACGGTACGCTCGGCGATGTGATCTACGTGCTGGAAGTCAATCCGCGCGCGTCCCGCACGGTGCCGTATGTGTCGAAGGCGAGCGGGTTGCAACTGGCCAAGATTGCCGCGCGCGCGATGGTCGGACAGACGCTAGCCGCGCAGCGGGTGACACGGGAGGTTGAGCCGCCTTACTTCAGCGTGAAGGAGGCGGTGTTCCCGTTCATCAAGTTCCCGGCTGTCGATCCGGTGTTGGGACCGGAAATGCGCTCGACCGGTGAAGTGATGGGCGTCGGACGCACGTTCGGCGAGGCGTTGTTCAAGTCGCAACTGGCTGCCGGCTCGCGGCTGCCCGCGTCGGGCACCGTGCTGTTGACCGTGATGGACGCGGATAAGCCCAAGGCCGTCGAGGTAGCGCGCATGCTGCACGAGCTTGGCTATCCGTTGGTCGCGACGAAGGGAACGGCCGCGGCCATTGCGGCTGCCGGCGTGCCGGTCAAAGTCGTCAGCAAGGTCAAGGACGGTCGGCCGCATATCGTCGACATGATCAAGAACGGCGAGATCGCGCTCGTGTTCACGACTGTCGATGAAACCCGGACCGCGATTGCTGATTCGCGCTCGATCCGCATGAGCGCGCAGGCGAACAAGGTGACGTACTACACGACGATGTCTGGCGCGCGCGCTGCAGTCGAAGGGCTGCGCTATTTGAAAAACCTCGAGGTCTATGATTTACAAGGGCTTCACGCTCGCCTAAACTGATCATCGATCCGGCGGTTTGCGCAGATGAGGTAAGATGCGTCTGTACCCGTCGGTGGTACCCGAAATAGCCCTATGAGCCGCGGTTGAGCGGTATCCCGGAATGGGATGCGATCAACCGCGGTAATTTTTTTAATCCTGAGCCGTTTATGAGCACTATTCCACTGACGAAGCGCGGTGCTGACCAACTGCGTGACGAATTGCAACGACTGAAGTCGGTCGAGCGTCCGTCGGTGATCCACGCGATCGCCGAGGCGCGTGCACAAGGTGATTTATCGGAAAACGCCGAGTACGATGCCGCGAAGGAGAAGCAGGCATTTATCGAGGGCCGCATCGCTGAACTTGAGTCAAAATTGTCG
This sequence is a window from Mycetohabitans rhizoxinica HKI 454. Protein-coding genes within it:
- a CDS encoding LysR substrate-binding domain-containing protein, whose translation is MSPPLPPLQALRALEAASRRRSFSRAAEALHLTHSDFYDRHPLVDLALRMHAEVEPPDPYSVDVGIWHRRVEEPGFEARKLLDDQVVAVCHPTLLAHYPDFRIEQLPSMPLLRFTRRSWRDFFNAAGLDADEPTRGPIFDDSALLLQAALAGQGVCTTRLQLARRFIDRGELVQLDHIRIAASLVLTQYPARWSIIRVPPQRAADA
- the carA gene encoding glutamine-hydrolyzing carbamoyl-phosphate synthase small subunit; translation: MLPSFSPALLALADGTVLRGYSIGATGHTIGEVVFNTAITGYQEILTDPSYARQIVTLTYPHIGNVGVNSEDVESSRVHAAGLVIRDLPVLASNFRAQRTLSDYLAGEGVVAIAGLDTRHLTRILRERGAQNGCILVGTDEQQAVELARAFPGLAGMDLAKVVSTHARYEWTEAEWRLGEGYRAQQTPQHRVVAFDYGIKRNILRMLAERGCHVTVLPAQSSAADALALDPDGVFLSNGPGDPQACDYAVAATRELIERGVPTFGICLGHQVMALAVGAKTLKMKTGHHGANHPVKDLDNGKVVITSQNHGFAVDASTLPANAKVTHVSLFDGTLQGFALQDKPAFCFQGHPEASPGPRDIGYLFDRFVDLIEASKSGRNCATSAA